The genomic segment CGCCGAGGCTCAAGGCGTCACCGGTTTCGACTGCCGCCAAGGCGCCATGAATGGCACTGGCGTAGACTGCCCACTTGACTCCCAGCCCGATCACCGCGGCGATCACGAAGGTGCGCAGCGGCAGGTGCAGCAGCCCCGCCGCGTAGTTGATCACCGAATGCGGGAAGCCCGGCAATACGCGGAAGGCGCACTGGGTCAGGGCATCGCTGCGCCGGCTCATGACGCGCATGATGCGACGCGTCAGGCCCTTGGGGGTGTAGCGCTGCCGGAAAGTGGCCGCCAGCCAGTAGGCGCCGAGCGCGCCCCCAACGCTGCCAACGATCAGCATCGGGGTAGCGACCCAGGGCGGATGGAAAGGCGCGATCAGCCACAGGCCAATACTGCCCGGCAGCCCCACGGCCAGAGTCACCGCCATCACCGCCATCACCGCCAACATGGTCAAGGGGTGGTGAGAGGCCTCATCGGCCCAATGGCGAAAAGCGCTCAAGTCGGGCGACTGCCACACCCACAGCAGTACCGCCATCAGGACCGAGGCGCCGATCGCTACTAGACGCCAGTGGCCGCGCGCTTCGCGCACCTCATCGTTCGTGTCGCTTTGCATCGAGCCTTCCCAGCCTCTGCAGCCAATTCAAAAGGCCCCAATGGTGCCACGAAATGCCGTAAACATCATGCGCGCTACCGTCAAACTATTTAGCGAGCTAGCGAGGGACGCCGGCGGCAGGTCGAAGAGGGGGTTCTGCGCCATGGATGGCGCAGGTAGCGCCCAGGGATGGTTTACAGCGCCCCCTCGTAGGCCTGCCGGCGGATCAGTCCCGAGCGAGGCCGGCAACAGTTAACCCATCGGCGGGGGCGTATCGTCATCCTGCTGGGTAAGCATCGATGAAGCCGGGTTGCCCGGCTGAATTCGCTGATCGATGTAGTGCAGCACGCCGAGCTGCACGACCAGGATCGACACGCACAGCATCAAACTCTTCCACATGATGGCAGGTTCCAGGTACCGGAGCAGGCGCTCCAACAGCGCTAATATAAGCCCTGCCGCGTCACCGCAACAGCGCTTTTTTAGTGCCTCGCTGCGACCTAGAGCCGCGCCTCGACGCGCTCCAAAATCTGCCGGCTGACCTTGCTGACCAGCGGCTTGGCGGCGCGATTGACGGCGCGCTCCAGGAGCCGGTTGTTGATACGGTAGTCGATGGTCAGCGACACCTCGGTGCCGTCGCCGACCTGGCGCAGCCGGTAGCACCCCTGGTTGCGCACGCCGTCCAGCGACTCCCACGCCAGCCGCTCCGGCGCCCGGCGCTCGGTGATCTCGACGTCGAAGGTCCAGTCCATGCCGACCGCTCGCACGTGCCAGCGATAGCGCTGCTCGCCCAGCGCTTCGATGGCTTCGATCAGGTCGGAGTAGTCGGCGAAGTCCTCCACCCGCTCGAGCAGGGCGAAGACCCGCTCCGGGGGGGCCGGCAGAATGGCACTGTGCTCGATGGTGGCCATGACGATCCTTGCTGTGGTGACAACGCTGTTCCGAGAGTACCGGGACGGCCGGCGTATAGCCAGGCCCCAGCGGCGCGGCTACAATGGCGCCGCACCCGGACCGGACCCCGGACAAATTCTCCGACAGGGATTTTCCCATGACAACCGATACTCGACCCGCCGTAGTGATCTACTCCGGCGGCATGGACTCCTATACCGTTCTCCACCGCGCGCTGCGCGAGGGCCATGCCGTCCACGCGCTGTCATTCGACTATGGCCAGCGGCATGCCCGCGAACTCGACGTGGCCGGCGCCGTTTGCCAGCGCCTCGGCGTAGCGCATCAGGTGATCGACATTCGTGCCATCCACGGCCTGATCGACAACTCGGCGCTGACCGATGCCAGTCGCGACATGCCCAGCGGCGACTACGACGCCGACAACCTGGCAGCGACCGTGGTGCCCAACCGCAACATGATCCTGCTCTCGCTGGCCATCGCCCAGGCGGTCAATATCGGCGCCCCCAGGGTCTACTACGGCGCCCACGGCGGCGACCACGTGCTCTACCCCGACTGCCGCCCCGAGTTCGTCGAGCGCATGAACGCGGTGGCGGCAATCGCCAACTTCGAGGCGGTGGAGATCGTCGCCCCCTACCTGCGCCGCGGCAAGGACCAGATCCTCGCCGACGGACTGGCCATGGGCCTCGACTACGCCGAGACCTGGACCTGCTACCTGGGCGGCGAGCTGGCCTGCGGCACCTGCGGCAGCTGCCGCGAGCGGCTGGCGGCCTTCGCCGCCAACGGCGTCCGCGACCCGCTCGGCTATTTGCCGCGCGCCGACAGTGGAGCAGCGCGCTGATGTACCACGTCAAGGAAGCGTTCTATACCCTGCAGGGTGAAGGCGCCCGCGCCGGACGCGCCAGCGTGTTCTGCCGCTTCAGCGGCTGCAACCTGTGGAGCGGCCGCGAACAGGACCGCGCCGGCAGCATTTGCCAGTTCTGCGACAC from the Halomonas sp. 1513 genome contains:
- a CDS encoding sulfurtransferase codes for the protein MQSDTNDEVREARGHWRLVAIGASVLMAVLLWVWQSPDLSAFRHWADEASHHPLTMLAVMAVMAVTLAVGLPGSIGLWLIAPFHPPWVATPMLIVGSVGGALGAYWLAATFRQRYTPKGLTRRIMRVMSRRSDALTQCAFRVLPGFPHSVINYAAGLLHLPLRTFVIAAVIGLGVKWAVYASAIHGALAAVETGDALSLGVVLPLVALAVLLLLGAGVRRAVERRREEEGEA
- a CDS encoding cyclase, with amino-acid sequence MATIEHSAILPAPPERVFALLERVEDFADYSDLIEAIEALGEQRYRWHVRAVGMDWTFDVEITERRAPERLAWESLDGVRNQGCYRLRQVGDGTEVSLTIDYRINNRLLERAVNRAAKPLVSKVSRQILERVEARL
- a CDS encoding 7-cyano-7-deazaguanine synthase QueC → MTTDTRPAVVIYSGGMDSYTVLHRALREGHAVHALSFDYGQRHARELDVAGAVCQRLGVAHQVIDIRAIHGLIDNSALTDASRDMPSGDYDADNLAATVVPNRNMILLSLAIAQAVNIGAPRVYYGAHGGDHVLYPDCRPEFVERMNAVAAIANFEAVEIVAPYLRRGKDQILADGLAMGLDYAETWTCYLGGELACGTCGSCRERLAAFAANGVRDPLGYLPRADSGAAR